The DNA sequence GGACAAggtttcatttttttacCGAGACGATGCTTTGCTTTGTTTGTGGGTTTCTTGCAGGAGACTGTCATTCAATTCCATGAGAGAGTTTGCGACGTAGAGAAAGTCGTCAAGCATCTGGATGGCCAGGTATAGATAAGAAAATACGTAATTTGTACTTACTTCTGGACTCGCTGCCTTTTCGTGCACGCGCTCGAGCAGTGTTACCACATCGTCTATGTCATCTGCGTTCATCCAACTCGGATCTTGAACGATGTCGACAACTTTATCAACGACGCTTTGGGCACTTTCTTTAGTGATTTGCGTCTGAAATAAGATGCAAATcaattctatttatttatttgtcttCATATTTACTTCTGTCAAGAAACGGAGAACTGATTTAAAAGGTTCAGACAAGTTTGTAGTTGCAGTTGCCGCCTGTGAAGTTTGATCGGACACAGACATCTCTCTCCGCGATGGCGTCGGTGCAAAAGTCGGAGGAAAAACTGTAGAGAAGTAAGTTAATgccatttctttttctactgcCTACTAATGCTAACTAGTGCATAGTTCTCTCTCGTTGAGATTCCTAAACAGTTGGCCCCGTCTCTGCCATGGATAGTGACAGGTCGATTTGTCTTGTTGGCTCATTTTGTTTATTAGATGGACGAGATCGCAGCTGCAATTTAACGGATTGTTGCTTGCGTATCTATAAAGCCGGAACATATAACGTAAGTACAGACGGTGTGCTAGAAGAGTCACAAAATCTGGTTGCTGAGGCTGCTCATCATAGCTGGCGTaaacgtcgagaaatcgTTGTGCCTGAGGTCTCTGCAGAAACGTTGGAGATCATGTAAATTAAGGAGTAGTAAACCACAATATACTCACAACAAGAGGAGTCCGTTTAGGCTTGCAAAGACGTATCCAGGAAGTGAACTGAGCTGGTTTAGTGCAAGAGATCTACTCGCAAAATATTCTGGTCatcaattattaatttctgTCGGCAAGCCTTACAATCGCTCTAACTTGGGTAAAGAGTCAAACACTCCTTCTGGAAGACTTCGGATACTGTTGTTAGTAAGAACTCTGTATCAAGAATCAAACGTTATAGCAATGtttcgacgacagcggcggATTGATCGAGTTACAGTTGCCGTAAGTTTGTAAGCCCGCTAAAAGCGTCCCTGTCGATGTAGTCGATTCGATTTCCCTGCATCCATCTGTTGGAGAGAAAACGCCCCCTTGACGTAGGTTGTTTATGAGCTCTGCAAGCCATTTACAGGACTTCAATGGAACTATAGTTCTCAAAAGCATAAGCCGGAATGGTAATAATTCCTTTATATAGAACCCTTCTAAACACGAGAGAGTGGATTCGATTTATAACTTTCTAAGATCGTTCCACTTGCATTTCTTTCGAACTGATTTGTTCACACACGGCTTTATTCAAGCAAACGCAGTTGTCTCTGCAAGATAAGCTGCCTAGAGCCATGAAAACGAAACCGAACAACGAACACAACGCCGAAGTAGTCATGCCCAATTAATCTTGTTACATCATCGATACGGGCATTCTATTCTACAGAAAATGGCCACCGATGATTGGAAACGATCCTGCTGCGAGGAAGCTAAACGCGCGTTCGAAATCGTTGTAAAAAATAGCGAGGAGACCTCGGAACAAGATCAGCTCGACGCGAAGTATTCGGCAAGGGAAATATGGGAGCGCTTGGAAAAGCGACTCGACGACTTAGGCGAGGAACAAAAGACACTCGCTCGAAACGAACTAGACGCGGCATTGGGAGCGGTAAAATTCTTCCTCGCGTGCAATTTCATCGAAACGGACGAAACGAGCCGCGGCGAAGCGAAACTCGACGAGGCGTGGCTTCTCGCGAAGGAGCGCAAGTGCGACATCGAAACCGCCTGCCTGTCGATGCGAATATTGAACCAAATGGGCCTGCTTAACGCGGGAAGAGGCGACAACGAGACAGCGATGAGATATCTGAGAgtgagaaattttttgacgtcataaatttttttggatttttctcttgtttaGGAGGCGGATCAACTGTTTAAGGAGTGCGTCGCTGCGGGAAAAGTCGCTCCGTTCGCTCTTCGAGATCTCGTTCTGTCCGTCGAGGAGTGGGCCTCCGACAATGCCAGGCAAAAGGAATTCGAATCGGAGCAGATACTCGCGCTTTTCTATCTAGCTCAAGTATACGGCAACTTGGATCGGAGAGACGAGTCGGCCGACTGTTTGAAGGAGACGCTGCAAAGACAGTTGACAACGAAGCAGTACAACGTGAAGGAATGGGCGTTGAATTGTGCCACGCTGTCAAACTATTACATTGGAATCGGTAATTATCCAGTCGCAAGACATTGTTTAGGTGAGATGACTCggttataaataaataaataaataaataaataaataaataaataaataaatacgtgttttctgttgcagCAAGTGCTGACAAGGTGCTGACTTCTCTTCTGTCTGACAGTGACGATGAGGACGGAAGCATTGCAAAATCTAAGGCTGACATATGTCGCTGTTGGATTACCTACTGTTTGGATTTGCTCCGAAGATCGGCGAGTTTTTCcgagcgaatcgacgaccTTCCTTATTCGCCATCTAACCACTTCTTCGATCTGGACGTAAGCGAGTACGAAAGCCGCGTTCCCGCCTGCTCTGCGCGCACGTTCGACGCGGCGCGAGCGCTCTACTTGGCCGCCTCGCATCACGTCGAATCGGCCAAGTTGTTTTACGTTCTCGACGGGCACGTGAACGATCACGTCGACATCGTTCAACAGCACAGTCAACTATTCAAGGTGCTCGCCTCCTTCGAgagcgatcgcgatcgccaGTGCAAAATGCACAAGCGTCGTATAGACATGTTAGAGGAGCTTGTCGGTCGACTGAATCGCCAGTTCTATCTTCAGCTGTGTCGACAAATGCTTTTTGAATTGGCCGAAGCGTACAATAGCATGGTCGATCTGAAGATCAGCATTGCCGGCGATACGTCTCCCTCTCCCTCTTCTCAACGGGCCATGCAGAAGATTAATCGTCTGATTAAAAAGGCTATTGGTCagttcgacgaattcgtcgagtCGTATCGCGATCACAAGAAAGAGTTTCCCgaggcgttcgacgacgtctccttgCGTCCCGTCTTGACGGCCAAGTTCTGTATGGCGCGTCTTtggacgaaattcgtcgtcggagaaaCAGCTCGACGAGTGGAGAACACGAGCAAAGCTTTGGGTCTCTATAAGGAGATCGTCGACTACAAGAGGAATCATCCCGACATGCCGGACGTCTTTGCCGAGGAGATGAGCGTTTGCGAGGAAATGATTACCTTGCTGCCCATTAAATTGGCAAAATTGACGACGTACAGCACAGCTAACTAATTATAACTTAACGATCGCAAAGTGAACTTGAAGTAAGTACTACGGCGTTCTCAACTCTTCTGACTTGGTAGGGCTTTCAGTTTGGGCGGCTTGAATTTTCTCATAAATTCTGATATGGCCGGATGGCGAAAACTTTGCATTGACCGCATactcgtcgtcatggaaaaATTGCTTGTTGATGAACGAGGAGCGGCGTCCTTCATGACCTGGAAAACGTTcgaaatgaatgaatgaatggAGGAGCAAGCATACAGAGTAAGCTACCTCACCTCAAACGTTTGTTTACCAGCCTTCGTAAACAACGATCTCGTTCCAACGCGAGATTTGAGCTGATTTGATTCCGTAAGTGGTTTAGTCTTCTTCATGCTCTCTTTCGAACCGTCATACGAATTTTCGTTCGTCTTTTGAAGCTTCGGTTCAGGATTCTCCAAAGCATTGTCGTCATTAGTCTCAACTCTTTTACGACTGACTACtttcttattttctttcttgcgtTTCGGAGGAggctcgtctttcttctctaaaatgtcctcgtcgtcatcatcctGTGAGATTTCATTTTTAgcccttctctttctccctttctTTTGTGTTTTCGTAGCTTCATTCGTCTTTGGAACATCGTCCTTTTCACGATTGCTACTCCCAACGTCGTTATCTCTTTTAGTAAGTCTCGATTGTTGCTTCCGCTGTCTTGGCTGGtgaatgtcttctttttccaaatGAATTGTGTCGGTTTTCTTTGGTCTACCTCTGCCTCTCTTTGCGGGGATACTATCagacttcttttcttgaGATTTCTCCTGTTTTTCAGGTTTCTTCTTCCCCAATCCGGCCTTTTGTTGAGAAACTGCTTCTTCCGGATCATTTTCCTGTCCAGCCTTCTTTTTCggtttctctctttttctggtctcacgtttttctttcgtttccgccttcttctttgtaGATTTTCCCAATCCTGCAACGTTCTCCGTCAaatcttcgattttctcagcGTCATCTGGTCCAATCGTAGTGCCTTGGCTCTTGCGTGACTGGCTTCGGGTACAAATGCGTTCGATCTTGCTTTCAGCTTCATCCGCCCGACGCTTTTCAGCActtattgtcgtcaacaATCGCTCCTGTTCTTTATCCCAGCGCCTCTTCTCAGAAGAAAGCCTTTTTTCGAGCATTTCCAACGACTCCCGACGCCTCaaagttttcttttcagcgtCAAATGCCTACaggaaaaaacgttttccgcACGGAAGAGGAGAACTAGCAAATTACCTTGGCAACCGAGTGCATCTTTTGGCTGAAGTTTGTTTTCACTTCCTTGAGCTCCGtctggaaaaaaatcgtgcAGAAATAGCTGGCAGGAGACGAGAAGATATCGTTGTACCTTCAACGCATCGTTTGCCTTCTCCAGTTTGTCGATCTTGATTCCGAATCGCATAGAATTGAGCTGCGCAAAGTGATCGGCAATCCAGGCGTCCGTTTCTCGCAAAAGCGACTTCGTTAGAGCTCTCTGAATCGTCAGAATGTCCATCTTTGTGGGCTCGCCGTGTTCAAACTGATCGAACGCTCGCGATTGGCTAACCTGGAAATCGAGTGTTGCGCATGCGCCTTTCTCATTCCGAGTTGCCACTccgagaggagaagaagtcgAGCGAGCGCAAAAATCAGCATTTTTGGGGGCTCTTCGCGACGCGGCTTGCCCTCTTCGCACGCTCCAACCATCGGCGAATAACATTCAACGCCACCGGACTTCGCTCGATAAGGAATTCGCTTCcgaacgtcgattttccgacaaaaaatcgattcggaaaacgatcgccttgacgcgcgacgtcgcgaaatGGAGCACTTCGATCCGCGCTATCCTTATCAGGTACCTCATTGTTTCCACTTCCTCGAGCGCgcacgtcatcgtctccaGAATGCGTCCAAATCGAGTCGCAGTCGCGCGAAAATCGCTAGCaatcttttcgtcgtcgtcgcgtcgcgcttATCCGacctcgcgcgcgcgccgctTTCGCGTTTCGCTTAGCCGCTCCCTCCGCTTCCCGCCCCCCCTGCTGCATATAAGCCAATCGAACGGATCCATTTAGAATTTCTACCCCAATTCGAATCATCCGCCGAACGCCGATCGCAGTGCGACCATCGGCGGCATCGGCGGCATCGGCAGTCAtctcttttcgacgaatcacgacgccgccgccgctgcgcGCGTTCTTCATCGTCCCGGCGTCGTCAGCGGCGGAGGCAGCCCATTGCCGACTCTCGACTTCCGCCAGACGTCGGCACTCCGACACTACGGGAGCGGCCTCGAGTTAGCACAGCCGCCACCCcagccgcagccgcagccgccgccaccacgTCGGTCGTTTTCTCACAGCAGTCGCGACGTCGGTTTTCCCCAATCGGCGGCGTCCGCGaacgaggcggcggcggcggcggcggcgacggcgttgatGCACCAACGCGCCGTAGCTTACGGCCACCAATCGCCGTTTCtagcgccgccgtcggccgagacggtgccgtcgcgtccgtcgtcgtcgtcgtcgtcgccgcgttcTCACGTTCTGCGAcatgcgtcgtcgccgctgacGCATAAGAGCGCTTTcagttcgccgccgccttacggcaacgacgaacgacttcACCGGTCGTCGCCCCTGGCAACGTCGATGTTAACGACgactccgtcgtcgtcgtcgacgacgtcggcaacGACAGCGGTCGCGGCGCCACCGACTTCACAAATTGGATACGGACAACGGCAACAGTCTTCTCGTATGGTCGGATACGGCAGTCAATTGCGTTTGGCGACGGCTGCGACGCCACCGCCGTCAACGACAGTCGCGAAGAAGTAAGTCGACGTTGTTGGCAAATTCTGTTTTGACCTTTGTTTTAGTGAGCCGAGTCCGTGGAGCATGTCTGGTCTCGATGCTCTCGCGGCTGTGTCGTCTCTGTCTGGTCTTGGCGGCGGTCACGAGTCGATTGCCGAAAAGGCGTTTGATTTGTTTCCCAATTCGTTGATGAACTTGTCTTCTCAGCCTCAGGCTCAAGCACCTCctttccctcctcctcctcctcctccgcaggcaatgacgacgaagacgacggcaacgacatCTCTTCCTATGGCCCTCTCGTCGCCTCCCGTTTCTGCAAAGCCGGCGAGAAACGCCGTTTTTTCTCATATGGTCCGTCAATTCGAAGCCGCGATaccaaagacgacgtcgagcatCGAATTGAGTCATCCTCCCGCGGACGTGCGCGCcaagacggcgacgccgccgaccCCGACGCCGGTACCGAAGAGCGAGCCAAAACCAGCAGCAGCCGATTATCATCCGCATCACTACTATCCTCCTCCGTCCCTTCCTCCTACTCCCTCTCTCGCGACGACCAACGACCCaatcaagacgacgtcgtcgcaagtGAAAGAAGACTATTCACAGAAGCAAGAAATATTGTCAACTGCAAACGAAGTCATTCAATACTCGTCGCCATCCGACGCCGTCGTGAAACCAGATCAGTCTACCAGTTCCTTCCCTCGacagcaacaacaaaaacCAACAAAGAACGACGCTCGTTCTCCCCAGACGCGTCCCCGCAGCgctagcagcagcagtagcagcagcagtagcagcagcGGTAGCGATTCGGATTCGAgttcgtcgtcctcgtcgtcgtcctcgtcgtctccgtcgtctAAAAAGAGCGTCTCCAGCGCGTTTAATCCCACGGAGAGTTCCGAGAgtagcagcagcggcagttCGTCCGATTCGGAGTttgaaaacgagacgaaacgcAAAGCCGGcgtcggtgccgtcgccgcagtcgccggtcgcggcggcgatggcgaTGGCGATGGCGACGCAATGCCTGTACGGTGGTGGAATACGCGTTTGGGAGTCCCATACGTATTTGTCTCGTCTAGTTTTGGGAGAAGTGTCCGGACATGTACGGCGTGCGACGGTCAGGAAGATCGAGGAAAGCGCCGGAAAGACTCAGCGTGGAGGTGCGTAAAATAGAGAGATTTGGATTGATTCTTTGCCTAAGTCCTTTGATAGGAACGAAAGGgcctttctcttcaatcgaTCAAGTCACGTCGACAAAGGTATGCCAGTGACACGTAGCAGAGAAGACGTTCATCAATAATTTATGGGTATCGAATATGGAATAtgcgttcttttcttcggACAGCGACGCCGACTTTGTGCTGAGCGACGGGGAAGTGAGCAGTGGCGGAGAGGGCGACTCCGAAATGGATCGCAGCGATAACGAATTTCGTCCGTTTACTGATCCCCTGTCGTCAGACGACCGTCAACGCCAGCGACggaaaaaggcgaagaagcgGAGCAAGTCTCGAGTTCTCGGCGACATCGGCGAAGAATGGGCGAACGAGAGTACAGTGACGCCTGAAATGTATCGGATTTCGTCTCGCCAGGCGTCAGCCAATGTGAAGTAATAAAGAGATATTAGCGCTATTTAGTATTCTaattgttctttttcttttggcaGTTATAAGGAGGACGAGGAAATCGAAACTGATCCGGATGAGATTCTCGAAGGAATGACGTGGACGGAAAAGGAAGGAGGCGGCGAGGATGTGGAGAATCAGGATGCAATCGAACGCGTGTTGAACGTACGTCAAGGTCGATTGGGAGGTAAGTAAAAACTACACAGAGATCATTCGGTTTAACCGTTTTGACTTGGATTCTTTTTAGACAcgggcgacgcgacgacgatttacGCGTTGCGCGGTCCCGATACGGACGCGGGAGCCGTGCCGGTTACCGACATCAATGGGgattcggcgacggaaaCGCAGTATCTCATCAAATGGAAAAATTGGTCGCACATACACAACACGTGGGAGAGCAAGGAGAGCTtggcgaagagaaacgccGGGGGTATGAAAAGGCTGGAGAATTATATGAAACGGATGAGAGAGTTGGATGAGTGGTGAGCGAGAGAACTTTTGCAGGGGTGGTGGTGAAGTCTGTTGGGGTTAGGAAAAGCGCGGCCGATTTAGAAGACATTGAGTTCCTTACCTGTCAGGAGGAGTTGCAGGAGCAGCTGCTTCGAAAGCACTTGGAAGTGGAGCGTGTCATCGGTAAGAAATCacattttaattatttttattgccTAATTTTGAATGACGGTGCTCGCCCTTAtcttgtctctctctctcctcgcAGCTTATCGTCacggagacgacggcaaaGGTCAACCGACTTTGGATTACCTTATCAAGTGGCAGGGGCTACCGTATTCCGATTGTACGTGGGAGGTTGCCGACTTGATTGGGCATTCTCATCagaaggaaatcgacgctTTTCTCAATCGGGAACGATcggagacgacgccgaacaAGAACGCTCGCGTAAGAGCAACGACGTtcgaggaaaaaaattgacgacgacgatacttCTTTTTATATCAGGTTTTGCGTACGCGACCGAAGTTCCACTTTCTGAGAGAACAGCCCGAGTATATTGGATCGAGCAGCACTAGTCTTCGTTTACGAGACTATCAACTAGACGGACTCAATTGGCTTCTCCATTCCTGGTGCAAGTAGGTTCAAAAAGATTCCGATGACCATTGTGGAAGATGAGcgcattttttttccttcaggTCCAATTCGGTAATTTTGGCCGATGAAATGGGTTTGGGCAAGACGATCCAGACGGTGTCGTTTCTTTCGTGTCTGCACCACAATCACGGTCTTTACGGGCCTTTCCTCGTCGTTGTCCCCCTATCGACACTCGCGTCGTGGCAACGGGAATTCGAAATTTGGGCTCCCGatctcaacgtcgtcgtctacgtTGGCGACGTCTCTAGCCGAGAAACGGTT is a window from the Oscarella lobularis chromosome 10, ooOscLobu1.1, whole genome shotgun sequence genome containing:
- the LOC136192157 gene encoding KIF-binding protein-like; its protein translation is MRILNQMGLLNAGRGDNETAMRYLREADQLFKECVAAGKVAPFALRDLVLSVEEWASDNARQKEFESEQILALFYLAQVYGNLDRRDESADCLKETLQRQLTTKQYNVKEWALNCATLSNYYIGIGNYPVARHCLASADKVLTSLLSDSDDEDGSIAKSKADICRCWITYCLDLLRRSASFSERIDDLPYSPSNHFFDLDVSEYESRVPACSARTFDAARALYLAASHHVESAKLFYVLDGHVNDHVDIVQQHSQLFKVLASFESDRDRQCKMHKRRIDMLEELVGRLNRQFYLQLCRQMLFELAEAYNSMVDLKISIAGDTSPSPSSQRAMQKINRLIKKAIGQFDEFVESYRDHKKEFPEAFDDVSLRPVLTAKFCMARLWTKFVVGETARRVENTSKALGLYKEIVDYKRNHPDMPDVFAEEMSVCEEMITLLPIKLAKLTTYSTAN
- the LOC136192156 gene encoding uncharacterized protein DDB_G0286299-like isoform X1; amino-acid sequence: MLFADGWSVRRGQAASRRAPKNADFCARSTSSPLGVATRNEKGACATLDFQVSQSRAFDQFEHGEPTKMDILTIQRALTKSLLRETDAWIADHFAQLNSMRFGIKIDKLEKANDALKTELKEVKTNFSQKMHSVAKAFDAEKKTLRRRESLEMLEKRLSSEKRRWDKEQERLLTTISAEKRRADEAESKIERICTRSQSRKSQGTTIGPDDAEKIEDLTENVAGLGKSTKKKAETKEKRETRKREKPKKKAGQENDPEEAVSQQKAGLGKKKPEKQEKSQEKKSDSIPAKRGRGRPKKTDTIHLEKEDIHQPRQRKQQSRLTKRDNDVGSSNREKDDVPKTNEATKTQKKGRKRRAKNEISQDDDDEDILEKKDEPPPKRKKENKKVVSRKRVETNDDNALENPEPKLQKTNENSYDGSKESMKKTKPLTESNQLKSRVGTRSLFTKAGKQTFEVMKDAAPRSSTSNFSMTTSMRSMQSFRHPAISEFMRKFKPPKLKALPSQKS
- the LOC136192156 gene encoding DNA ligase 1-like isoform X2, giving the protein MDILTIQRALTKSLLRETDAWIADHFAQLNSMRFGIKIDKLEKANDALKTELKEVKTNFSQKMHSVAKAFDAEKKTLRRRESLEMLEKRLSSEKRRWDKEQERLLTTISAEKRRADEAESKIERICTRSQSRKSQGTTIGPDDAEKIEDLTENVAGLGKSTKKKAETKEKRETRKREKPKKKAGQENDPEEAVSQQKAGLGKKKPEKQEKSQEKKSDSIPAKRGRGRPKKTDTIHLEKEDIHQPRQRKQQSRLTKRDNDVGSSNREKDDVPKTNEATKTQKKGRKRRAKNEISQDDDDEDILEKKDEPPPKRKKENKKVVSRKRVETNDDNALENPEPKLQKTNENSYDGSKESMKKTKPLTESNQLKSRVGTRSLFTKAGKQTFEVMKDAAPRSSTSNFSMTTSMRSMQSFRHPAISEFMRKFKPPKLKALPSQKS